One segment of Syntrophorhabdaceae bacterium DNA contains the following:
- a CDS encoding TMEM175 family protein, protein MRTDPDSEISLRRLQTLTDCIFALALILLVILIEKPPEGMKATEENIKRYIIGQLDTLVAYIITFLSIAFYWFFNYNQSKHFRRSDAVHVWLTLITLMLVGLLPYSNSLTVAFDHSFSVHIFYSIIVFVVGLFFCADWLYATHHDRLVDRSIKPGTVEELIVESLVQPVAALLSVGGAMIGTFWWQLPFLLAPFAIITISRLWAYRRGKGVSGEGVA, encoded by the coding sequence TTGAGAACAGACCCCGACTCCGAAATATCCTTGAGGCGCCTTCAGACCCTTACGGATTGCATTTTTGCCCTCGCGCTGATCCTGCTGGTAATTCTCATCGAAAAGCCTCCGGAAGGCATGAAGGCCACGGAAGAGAACATAAAGAGGTACATAATAGGCCAATTGGACACATTGGTCGCCTATATCATCACTTTTCTCAGTATCGCCTTCTACTGGTTTTTCAACTATAATCAGAGTAAACATTTCAGACGGTCCGATGCCGTCCACGTGTGGCTTACCCTGATCACCCTCATGCTCGTGGGTCTTCTGCCCTACTCGAACTCCCTCACCGTGGCCTTCGACCATTCCTTTTCCGTCCACATCTTCTACAGCATTATCGTTTTTGTCGTGGGCCTCTTCTTCTGCGCCGACTGGCTTTATGCCACACACCACGACCGCCTCGTCGACCGCTCCATAAAGCCGGGTACCGTGGAGGAGCTGATCGTGGAATCCCTCGTCCAGCCTGTTGCGGCCCTTCTCTCTGTGGGCGGCGCCATGATCGGCACCTTCTGGTGGCAATTACCCTTTCTCCTGGCGCCCTTCGCCATCATCACCATAAGCAGACTGTGGGCCTACAGAAGGGGAAAAGGCGTGAGTGGAGAGGGAGTTGCATAG